CAGCAGCTGGTATTGGTAAGGCTGAACGGACAAGCAGCCTGTATGGATGATTGCTGTCCGCATCGGCATGTGCCGCTGAGTGCGGGCAAAATCGTTTCGGGCAAACTCCAATGTTGTTATCACGGCTGGGAGTTTGACGCGCAAGGCAAAGTTTTGACTGTTGTCGGCGGGATGTGTGCTTGTGAAGAAGCTGAGAGTGTTCCTACGTTTCCATGCCGAGAGTACGACGATTGGGTGTGGGTTTGTCTGGTTTCCGATATTCCTTTTGAACCGTATGCCGATTTTGAAGCGCCGGAAGGTTTTGAAACCGCCAACGCCGTCCGATATATGGAAGGCGATTTTATCCACGCCATCGAAAACTTCCTCGACCCAACCCATACGCGCTATATCCATGCCAAACTGCTGCGCAACAACGGCAGGCAAAGCATGCAGATCAGCCAGAGCCACCATGAACGCGGTTTCGTGACGCATTATCGTCTCAATCAACAGCAAAACGGATTGATTAACAAGCTGTTCGACAAAGGCATTACCGTTAACGATGCGGCATTTACCTTCCCGGGTTTGGTGCGTATCGATTACTTCACACCGAACAGTCATGAATATCGGATTTCCGCCTTCTTTATCCCTCAAAACAAGGGCAGTATGGGCTTAAATGTCCGAGTCCATTTCCCTAAAAGCCGCTTTCCTTTGCCCATCAAATTCCATCTGTTCCGCCCGTTTCTTGAACGTCTGATGGTTCAGGATTCCGCCATTATCAAAAGCCAATACCATCATCACAAAGAACATTATGCAAATAGGCCTTATTGCAGCACCACCAATGATTTGGTGATTGATCATTTGTTGCATCTCTTCTTGGAAAACATGCCGGAGGGCATAGACAAAACGGGAGAAATGAGTTTATAGAGAATGCGAAACCGGAGGAGGAGGGTGGTAGCCTGAGGGTCGTCTGAAAACAGTGTAAAACGGGTTTCAGACGACCCCTTCTATAAAAACTGTCAACAATCTTCATTAATATATTCTGAATGCCCGAATATTTATTTTATAAAAATCAATACTCAATCTTTTCGGTATTCGGATAATGTTAAAAGATGAAAGATTTTGTCTTGATTGAACAGGCGGTTTGCGTTATCGTTTGCATTCTTTCATTCATAAACTCTGTGTTTCATTCCAATTGATTGGACAGTCTGACTGTCGCCGTGTTCCTTCAATGCGCGTACCCTAAACCGCTGCTTGGAGGGCTTGCATTACAGGTGCTGTGGCGAGGCGGGTTGCCCCTATTGGTTTGAAGCCGTATAAAAGAGGTCATTATGCAATTATCAGGTGCACAAATCATAGTGCAAAGTCTCAAAGCCGAAGGTGTAGAGTATGTTTTCGGCTATCCGGGCGGCGCAGTCATCGAAATCTACGACGCTATTTTCCAACTCAATAAATTCAAGCACATCCTGACCCGCCACGAGCAGGCGGCGGTACACGCGGCAGATGCGTATGCGCGCGTCAGCGGCAAAGTCGGCGTCGCACTGGTTACTTCCGGTCCGGGCGTGACCAATGCGCTGACAGGCATCGCCACCGCATACAGCGATTCGATTCCGCTGGTGGTCATCAGCGGACAGGTCGGCAATTCGCTCATCGGTACGGATGCGTTTCAAGAGGTGGATACGGTCGGCATTACCCGTCCGTGCGTCAAACACAATTTCTTGGTAACCAATGTCAACGAGCTTGCCGAGACCATCAAGAAAGCATTCCAAATCGCCGCCAGCGGCCGACCCGGCCCGGTCGTAGTCGATATTCCCAAAGATGTAACGCAGGCGATGGCGAAATTCAGCTATCCGCAGGAAGACATCTTTATCCGCTCTTACCAACCTGTCGTGCAAGGCCATATCGGGCAGATTAAAAAAGCCATCCAAATGTTGGCTTCCGCCAAACGTCCGATCGTTTATTTCGGCGGCGGCGTGGTATTGGGCAATGCTTCGGAAGAGCTGACGAAGTTTGTCCGCATGACGGGCGCACCATGTACCGGCACACTGATGGGGTTGGGCGCGTACCCTTCAAGCGACCGCCAATTCTTAGGCATGCTGGGTATGCACGGCACTTACGAAGCCAACCTCGCCATGCAAAACGCGGATGTCGTGTTGGCAGTGGGCGCGCGTTTTGACGACCGTGTCGTCTCCGTTCCGTCCAAATTTTTTGAAAAAGCCAAAAAAGTCATTCATATTGATGTTGACCCGTCCAGCATCGCCAAACGCGTGAAAGTCGATATTCCGATTGTCGGCGATGTGAAAAACGTCTTGTCCGAAATGATTGCCTTGTGGGGCAAGCAGGATGCTCCTGCCGCCGACTCTTTGGACAAATGGTGGAAAAACATCGAAGAATGGCGTTCGCGCAACTGCCTGTGGTTTGACAACGACAGCGAAATCATCAAGCCTCAATATGTCGTGCAGAAACTTGCCGAAGTTACCGGCAATTCCGCCATCATCACTTCGGACGTGGGACAACACCAAATGTTCGCGGCGCAATATTATCCGTTCGAACGCCCGCGCCAATGGCTCAATTCCGGCGGCTTGGGTACGATGGGCGTAGGCCTGCCGTATGCGTTGGGTGCAAAACTCGCCGCTCCCGACCAAGACGTATTCTGCATTACGGGTGAGGGTTCGATTCAGATGAACATCCAGGAATTGTCTACCTGCTTCCAATACCATGTCCCGATTAACGTCGTTACCCTAAACAACGGCTACCTCGGCATGGTCCGCCAATGGCAGGAGCTGTATTACGGCAACCGCGAATCGGAAACCTATTTCGATTCCCTGCCCGACTTCGTCAAACTGGCGGAAGCATACGGACACATCGGCATCCGCGTGGACAAAAAATCCGATGTTGAAGGCGCGCTTTTGGAAGCAGTCAAACAAAAAGACCGTCTGGTATTTATCGACTTCTTGACCGATAAGAAACAAAACGTGCTGCCCATGGTCGGCAACGGCAAAGGTTTGGACGAAATGGTCCTGCCGCCGCATATGCGCGAAAACCCGAAAGCGTAAGGAGAACGACAATGCGACATATCTTATCTGTTCTGATGGAAAACGAATCAGGCGCGATGAGCCGCGTGGTCGGCCTCTTTTCCGCTCGCGACTACAACATCGACTCCTTGGCAGTAGCCCCGACCGAAGACAAAACCCTTTCGCGCATGACCATCGTTACCCACGGCGACGAGCAAGTCATCGAACAAATCACCAAGCAACTCAATAAATTGATTGAGGTGGTCAAAGTGGTCGATTTGAACGAAAGCCGTTTTGTCGAACGCGAATTGATGCTGGTAAAAGTCCGCGCCGTCGGCAAAGACCGCGACGAATTTTTACGCCTGACTGAAATCTACCGTGGCAGCATCATCGACGTAACCGACCGCAGCTACACCATCGAAATCACAGGCTCGACCGACAAACTCGACTCCTTCCTCGAAACCGTCGGACGCGCCCAGATTTTGGAAACCGTACGCACAGGCGCAGCCGGTATCGGTCGCGGCGAGCGTATTTTGAAAATTTAACACCGTCAGGTTTTCAGACGACCTAGGAGGTCGTCTGAAAACAGAAACGGCAGGAGAGATTGATGTCAAACATTAAAATCGTCGCGCTGGTTACCGTCAAACCCGAATACACGGAAACGCTGAAACCCTTGTTCCAAAGCCTGGTCAAAGCCAGCCGCGCGGAAGAAGGCAACATCAGCTACGATTTGCATCAGGAAATCGGCAAACCCGAACGTTTCGTCTTCGTCGAAAACTGGAAATCCCAAGCCGCCATCGACGCGCACAACGCCAGCGAACATTTCCAAGGTTTCGTCAAAGCCATCGACGGCAAAACCGACGCGCTCGAAATCGTTTTGATGGAAGAACTCTCCGTTTAACCCTTTACCCTCAATCCAACCGTCCGGCATCCTCAACATAAAGCCGGAATCCATTTTACCCAAAGGAAATCAAATGCAAGTTTATTACGATAAAGACGCCGACCTGTCCCTGATCAAAGGCAAAACCGTCGCCATCATCGGCTACGGCTCGCAAGGCCACGCCCACGCAGCCAACCTGAAAGATTCAGGCGTAAACGTAGTAGTCGGCCTGCGCCAAGGCGGCTCTTGGAAAAAAGCAGAAGCAGCCGGCTTCGAAGTATTGTCCGTAGCCGATGCCACCAAAAAAGCAGACGTAGTAATGATTCTGCTGCCCGACGAAAACCAACCCGTCGTCTATAAAAACGAAATCGAGCCTAACCTGAAACAAGGCGCGGTACTCGCTTTCGCACACGGCTTCAACGTCCACTACAACCAAATCGTACCGCGTGCCGACTTGGATGTGATTATGGTCGCCCCCAAAGGCCCCGGCCACACCGTACGCAGCGAATTCCTGAAAGGCGGCGGCGTGCCTTCCCTGATCGCCGTTTACCAAGATAAAAGCGGCAAAGCCCGTGACATCGCCCTGTCTTACGCAGCAGCCAACGGCGGCACCAAAGGCGGCGTGATTGAAACCAACTTCCGCGAAGAAACCGAAACCGACCTCTTCGGCGAACAAGCCGTATTGTGCGGCGGCGTGGTCGAACTGATCAAAACCGGCTTCGAAACCCTGACCGAAGCAGGCTACGCGCCCGAAATGGCATACTTCGAATGCCTGCACGAAATGAAGCTCATCGTTGACCTGATTTACGAAGGCGGCATCGCCAACATGAACTACTCCATTTCCAACAACGCGGAGTACGGCGAATACGTTACCGGCGTGGAAGTCATCAACGACAAATCCCGCGAAGCCATGCGCAATGCCCTCAAACGCATCCAAACCGGCGAATACGCCAAAATGTTCATCCAAGAAGGTGCCGTCAACTACGCCAGCATGACCGCCCGCCGCCGCCTGACTGCCGACCACCAAATCGAAAAAGTCGGCGCGCAACTCCGTTCCATGATGCCTTGGATTGCCAAAAACAAACTGGTCGACTTGGACAAAAACTAATTCGACTCGGTTCAGCCATAAGCAAACCTGCCCGACGATTCGGGCAGGTTTTTTGTTACGTTGAGATTTTGAAAAATCAAAAATTCCAGTGGAAGAAAGGTCGTCTGAAAGACGAATTGACGATTTCAGACGACCCTTTGCTTGATTTGGAAGTTATAGTGGATTAAATTTAAATCAGGACAAGGCGACGAAGCCGTAAACAGTACAGATAGTACGGCAAGGCGAGGCAACGCCGTACTGGTTTAAAGTTAATCCAGTATATAGTGGCTCAGTTCAAAAGAACATAGTAACGAAGCTTTATCTGTGGTTTGTAGTGTTCTTTTTTATTTATGAATTCTAGGTCCGAAATCGGCTGTGACAAATTCTTGAACAATCATGACCGCGCAATTGTCTTTACGTTTTTTCATAAAAAGCAGTTTTGCCTTTGCCGGAGCAGGTAACGTAAGAATGGATATGTCTTTACCGTCTAAATGGCCGATAAAGCTGGGGTTGCCTGCGAACTCTTCATAGTTTGTAGGTGGTAACGGACAGCGGTTATGGTGAAGTTCAAATTCAAGCTGCTTCATCTTGCCTTTTTCAGACGACCATTCGGCAAACGAAATACTGCGGATACCGTATTGTTGATGGGGTTGTTGGTTAACATGGTATGTGCTGTTGAACTGCTTGTCGTTTTTTATCGTATGGTTAGCAGTTCGATTGATTTCATGCGCCAACTCGGGGATGTCAATACTGCGACCGATTTTATCCAAGTCAATAAAACTGCCATCGCGGGCAGCTTCTACCAAAACCTTAGACAAAGATTTATCGTACATACGCATGGTTTCCATCGTATCAGCCTTGGCGATATTGACAGATGTAAGCAATGCGCAAAATATCAAAAAATGAGATTTCATTATAAATCCTTGTTATTAAATAGAGTTTAAGAATAAAACAAAATTGTCTGCATAAAAGATGGGATATTATAAGGTATACCAATAATTTATTGAAATTTCCCCAACATTATTTTTCTTATGGATGAAAAACTTTTTGATGAATTATTTTTAAGTGCTATATAAATTTCATCATCAATTTTGTTTTGTGTTAATACCATATCTTCAATATATGGAATAATTTGTTCACAGTTGATTGAAATTAAATAGGCAGCTATCTCAATATAAATATATGATTCTACGCGAGAATGGTCTAATCTGTTCAATAGCAAAGTTTCAATCGATTTCGAGTGATAGATTTTTTCTTTTAATGCATACACAATCCAAGAGATAACTTTGGGGTGTCTGCTATTTAAATTTTTTATTAGATATTCTTCAATATAATCCCTTTTGGGAAAAAATGCAGAGCTGAACGCAGTAGCAATAACAATAGAATATCTATATATTTGCCAAATTAATTTAATTTTTTCTTCTATTACGCAGAATTCTTCCTCTCCTAAATCATAATTGTGAAACAAATGCCCTAAAGAAGATATCGCTGAGGATTTTACCTTAATGCTTTTATCGTTGTTTATAAAATCAATTAAAAGAGATAAAACCTCTTCAAGTTCAGATTTATCAAGCTTATTTTGAATTTGTCCGAGAATAAAAACAGCAAGTTCCCTATGCCGACTATACTGGCTTGTTAAGAGAACATTTTTAATGATGTCTTTGATTTCACGATACTGGAAAAATTGCAATCTTCTAGCTGCTTCGTATTGAGTTTGAGTATTAGAATTCAACAGGATATTGAGTAATTCAGTAGATGATAAATCTTTACATGCCAAATAAGCATCAAAACTCAGAGAATCTCTATTTTTCATAATAGTTTACCTTGTCTTGTTTCTAATGCAGGAGGCTATCTTGAAAAATGTGATTTGATTTCATGAGTTTTAGCGTTTATGTGGACTTCAATAATTCCATGTCCACCTCTATGATGAGGATTTAATACTTGGGGAGAGTAGGTAAAAACATAATATTTGTTTTCTGTTTTATCAATGTAAGTGCTACATGATATATTGTAGTCGGAGATGTTTAATCCTTTAGCCTCTATCTCTTTCATGGAGAGGAATAGAGGCTGGGAGTATTCTTTTTCTATCGATAGTTTTTTACCCGAATATCTGTAAATTTCAAAAGAATCAGCCATAGTATTTTGCGGTATAAAGAATATAAAGAGTAAAGTAATCAGATATTTTTTAAGATTCATTTTTAGTATTAACTCGATAGGATTTAAAATTGAAGGAACCAAGTTTCATGGTTTATAGCAAGCTGTTGGATCAGCAGATGTAGGTTGGGTCGTGACCCAACATTCAGGTTGTTGTTGGGTTTGCCAACCCAACCTACGCTTACTATTCTTACGGATATTCCCGCAGATAAACGCGCTCGCCCTTGTCGTCATAACGCTTAATCAGACGCAGGCGGCCGTTTTTATCGTATTCGCGTGCCTCGCCGAAATACACGCCGTGGCGGTGCGGCAGCGTGTATTTCAATTTGCCGTTGGGATAATAGCCTTTGACCACGCCGTGGACTTTATCGTTTTCGTCATACGGCATCACGGTTTCCAACACGCGCTGACTGCCGTCGGTATAGTGGTACACCGTATAGCCGCCGTCCGCATGGTTTTCTCTGCGCATTGTGCCACCCTGTCCGTCTGCTGTTCCGCTGTTTTGCCAACGCCGCTGCCTCAACCGTTCTTCTGCCTCGCGGCCGCGCTGTATTTGCATTTCCAGCTGTCTTTGCTGCGGTGAAACAAAGCTGCCCTCCGGCACGCAGTTCATATTGCCGTACATCTGCAGGCAATGCGCTATCCGGTTCTGTTCCTGACGGTCCGCGCGCGCATTGGCCGCCGAATCCGCCCATGCCGCCTGAAACGGCAATGCCGCCAGTATGGATAGTGCAACGGATATTTTTTTCAAAACAGATATTTTCATATAAATTCCTTAGCAGATGTAGGTTGGGTCGTGACCCAACATTCAGGTTGTTGTTGGGTTTACCAACCTAACCTACGCTTACCATGCCAACAAATAATGATTTGAGTATATTGGATTTGAAGTTAATAGAATAGTTTATAGCAAGTCATATGAAAACTCTAAATTAGCCTGCATGCGTACTACACTCTTATAACTCTTCCGAATCTGAGAGATCCTCAAATCCAACAACATCATCATCGTGGTAGTTGATTAAAATGCCGTATGGCTCGGCAATAGGGAGCTGACTTTCTCTAAATACGATATCCCAATCTTTTGTTTTTTCATGAAACATAAACTCCGGAAAAGAAATCAATTCTTTGGTTTCGTCTAATTTATCTTTGTAATGATTAAATCCAAGTTGTTTGGGTTGGGTATATAAAATATTTCTTAAGAATAGTTCAGTTTTTGCTTTGATCTGAGGAAAGTTATTCATTTTACTTTGAATAAAGTTAAAATCTATTTCCTCCAAATCAAATGGTTGACTAACTTGAATAGAGAAAGACATTTCATTAAATATACCTTGAAGAAAAGATGTGTTTGTTGTTTCTTCAGTAATAAAGGTCAATTTGCCCAGAGGGGTATGAAATTTACCCATATTAGTGTCCTATATAAGGTATTAAATATTTAGAGTAAGCAAAATAGTTATTAAAGGTCGTCTGAAAAATTTCAGACGACCTTTTCTTCAATATCCTCTAATTTGCTATCACTCTTTCTTTCAAAGTCTTCAATAATCTCTTTATAACCTTAATCTGTATCTTAATACCCTTGTGGGTTAGATGGATGAGCACCAATTTTTAAGAAACGTGATAGTTTATAAATAATAATGTAAGACATTAATTTTGGGTTATTTGATATTTTTCATTATATTGGAAAGTTCTATTGGTACGGGTATATCATGTTCACTTGAACGTGAAATTTTTAGCAAATAACTATGTAGAATAAATTCAAAATCAGAAAATATTTTTAATTTGATTAGGCAACATATTTTTAACTCTTGGATTTTTAAGTCTCGCCAATTTTGATGGCTGGATAGTTTTGAAAAGTAATTATCCGGAATTTGCTCTATCATATCAAGGCAATGATTAAATTCCTTTAAGTCATAATAAATATGTGCTAGGTAGGCTTTGGCAAACATAGCATTTTCAGAATCAGAAGTAGCCTTTTTAAAGGGAATTTTTGCTTGTTCTAAAAGGGAAATTCTATTTTTATCTTCTGATAGATTAGCTTTTAAATATAAGTTATATCCTAAAAGATATGGGTAATTATTTAAATTTAATAAATTATTTAGAAGATAATCTATAAGGATTAATTTTGTTCGATTCTCCTCAGTCAATTCGATTACCTCAGTTATTACATAAGGATTGTTAGTTGATATTGAGTCTAAAGGGGAGTCGATATATTCCAAAGCATTCATAATATTAACTTATGGTTGTACTGTTTTCTTATAGTATATTCTCTGTTAGTTATATATTTTGCTATTGAATCATTCACTTACTTTACATCGATAATTGTAGGTTAGATCCCTAAAACCGTCATTTTGTATATAACAGGTTTGTAATATATGGGTCGTCTGAAACAGTTTCAGACGACCTTTTTCTTTATTTCTCTCTATTCTTTCAGCACCCTTTCTTTCAAAGTCTTCAACACACTTTTCACCGTCTTAATCCTCATCTCCACATCCTCCATCTGAGCCGTAAACCTCAATTTATCTGCCCCGGCCAGCCGGTATTTTTTATCCGTCTGAATCAGCAGGATGATTTCTGTCGGGTCGATTTGGTGGTGTTTGCCGAAGGTAACGGTGACGGCTTCGCTGGTGGCGTCGATGGCGTCTATGCCCAATTCTTTTGCGGCAAGCCGCAGGTGGTGGCTTTCGATGAGGGTTTTGACGGGTTGTTCGGGCAGGCCGAAGCGGTCGACGAGTTCTTCGTGTATGGCGTTGATTTGCTGCACGGTTTCGCAGACGGCGAGGCGTTTGTAGAGGACGAGCCGTTCGTGGATGTCGGGGCAGTAGCTTTCGGGCAGCAGGGCGGGGCTGTGCAGTTTGATTTCGGTGGTGATACCCAACGGTGCGTCGAGGTCGGGCTGGCGGCCTTTTTTGAGGTCGCGCACGGCTTGTTTGAGCATTTCGGTGTAGAGCGTGAAGCCGACCTGCATCATTTCGCCGGATTGTCCTTCGCCGAGGATTTCGCCTGCGCCGCGGATTTCCAAATCCTGCATGGCAAGGGTGAAACCTGCGCCGAGTTCGTCTGCCGCCGCGATGGCGTCGAGGCGTTTTTCTGCGTCTTTGGTGATGTATTCGGGCGTGAGCAGGTAGGCGTAGGCTTGGTGGTGGCTGCGGCCGACGCGCCCGCGAAGCTGGTGCAGTTGCGCCAGTCCGAATTTGTCGGCGCGGTTGATGATGATGGTGTTGGCGTTGGGGATGTCGATGCCGGTTTCGATGATGGTGGAACAGAGCAATACGTTGAATCTTTGCTGCAAAAAGTCGCGCATGACTTGCTCCAGCTCGCGCTCGCGCAGTTGTCGGTGCGCCACGCCGATACGGGCTTCGGGTAACAGAGTTTCCAGACGCTCGCGCATATTCTCAATCGTATCCACTTCATTGTGCAGGAAAAACACTTGCCCGCCGCGTTTGAGTTCGCGCAATACGGCTTCGCGCACGCTGCCTTCGCTGAACGGTTTGACAAAGGTTTTGACGGCAAGGCGGCGGCTGGGCGCGGTGGTAATCAGCGAGAAGTCGCGCAGACCTTCGAGCGCCATGCTGAGGGTGCGCGGAATCGGTGTGGCGGTCATGGTGAGGATGTCGACATTGGCGCGCAGGCGTTTGAGTTGCTCTTTCTGGCGCACGCCGAAGCGGTGTTCTTCATCGATGATGACTAAACCTAAGTTTTTGAATTTGATGTCGTCCTGCACCAGTTTGTGCGTGCCGATAACGATATCGACCGTGCCGTCCGCCATTCCTTCCAGCGCGGCTTTGGTGGCTTTGCTGTTGTTGAAACGCGAAAGGCTGGCGACTTTCACGGGGAAATCGGCGAAACGGTCGGCGAAGTTTTGCGCGTGCTGCTCGACCAGAAGCGTGGTCGGGGCGAGTACGGCGACCTGTTTGCCGCCCATCACCGCCACAAACGCGGCGCGCAGGGCGACTTCGGTTTTGCCGAAACCGACATCGCCACAAACAAGGCGGTCCATCGGCTTCGCCTGCGTCAGGTCTTTAATCACGGCGACGATGGCGGCGGCCTGGTCTTCGGTTTCTTCGTAGCCGAAGCCGTCGGCAAACGCCTGATAGTCCAACTCGTTGATTTCAAACTTGTGTCCCGATTGGGCGGCGCGTTGGGCGTAGAGGTTGAGCAACTCGGCGGCGGTGTCGCGCGCCTTTTCGGCGGCTTTGCGCTTCGCCTTGTTCCACGCACCGCTGCCGAGCTTGTGCAGGGCGACGTTTTCATGCGCCTGGCCGGAGTAGCGGCTGATTAAATGCAGTTGCGAAACAGGCACATAAAGCTGCGCTTCGCCCGCGTATTCGAGCAACATCATTTCGTTGGTTTCGCCGCCCAAATCCATCGTTACCAAGCCCATATAGCGCCCGATGCCGTGTTCTTCGTGCACGACGGGGTCGCCGATATTGATTTCGGCAAGGTCGCGCAACAGGCCATCTGAAACGGCGGCGTGTTTCTTACGGCGGTTATGGACGCGCGAACGGGCGACGTATTGGTAGAGCTCGGATTCGGTGATGACGGCGATGGCACCTTGAGCGGCAACTGCTTTGCCTTCTCCCTCGGAGGCGGGAGTAGGTTGTTGTTGGCTCGGAGAGTGCAGCCCGCCCAGTTTGAACCCGTATGCCAACGGCGCAACCGTAATCATCAGTGGCTCGTGCGCCGATAAAAAGCCCTGCCAGTCGGACACAGGTTTGGCCTTCAAACCATTTTGCTGCAAGAAGCCGAGCATGGTTTCTCGCCGTCCCAGACTTTCGGCGCACAGCAAAATCCGCCCGTCAAAGGTCGTCTGAAAATCCTTCAATGCCTGCAAAGGCTCGTCGGATTGGCGGTTGACGGCAAGGTCGGGCAGGGTGTGTTCCTTGCCGGAAACATCGGGCAGCACCTGTCCGTAGTTTTTCAGACGGCCTGCGAACACATCGGCAGAGAGATACAAATGCTGTGGAAGCAAAGGCGGATAGGTTTCGTCGCCCTGCGCCATGGCATAACGTGATTTGACGTCGCTCCAAAAGCGGTTTGCCTCGGCGTGAACGTCGCCCAAAGAGACAAACAGCGCATCTTCGCCGATATAATCAAACAGCGTTTCCAGCTCGTTTTCAAAAAACAGCGGCAGGTAGTATTCCACGCCCGCGCCGAAGTGGCCGTTGCTGACGGCTTTGTACACGGCGGCATCGTTCGGATTACCATCGACTTCCTCGCGGAAGCGGCTGCGGAAGATTTTTTGCGCCTCGCTGTCGGTGGGGAACTCGTGCGCCGGCAGCAGGCGGATTTCGGAAACGGGGGAGATGGTGCGCTGCGTGTCGGTGTCAAAGGTTTTGATGCTGTCAATTTCATCGTCGAACAAATCGATACGGTAAGGCATCTCGCTGCCCATCGGGAACAAATCGACAATACCGCCGCGCACGGCAAATTCGCCTGCCGCGACAACATGGGAAACATGGTTGTAGCCCGCATCCACCAAATCGGTTTTCAGACGGCCTATATCCAGAGTCTGCCCTGTTTTCAGCCAGAACGTGCGCCCCGCCAGAAA
The DNA window shown above is from Neisseria sicca and carries:
- a CDS encoding Rieske 2Fe-2S domain-containing protein, producing the protein MNIEKMKRAWYPLIPSKQLKDKPVHRELLGQQLVLVRLNGQAACMDDCCPHRHVPLSAGKIVSGKLQCCYHGWEFDAQGKVLTVVGGMCACEEAESVPTFPCREYDDWVWVCLVSDIPFEPYADFEAPEGFETANAVRYMEGDFIHAIENFLDPTHTRYIHAKLLRNNGRQSMQISQSHHERGFVTHYRLNQQQNGLINKLFDKGITVNDAAFTFPGLVRIDYFTPNSHEYRISAFFIPQNKGSMGLNVRVHFPKSRFPLPIKFHLFRPFLERLMVQDSAIIKSQYHHHKEHYANRPYCSTTNDLVIDHLLHLFLENMPEGIDKTGEMSL
- the ilvB gene encoding biosynthetic-type acetolactate synthase large subunit, with translation MQLSGAQIIVQSLKAEGVEYVFGYPGGAVIEIYDAIFQLNKFKHILTRHEQAAVHAADAYARVSGKVGVALVTSGPGVTNALTGIATAYSDSIPLVVISGQVGNSLIGTDAFQEVDTVGITRPCVKHNFLVTNVNELAETIKKAFQIAASGRPGPVVVDIPKDVTQAMAKFSYPQEDIFIRSYQPVVQGHIGQIKKAIQMLASAKRPIVYFGGGVVLGNASEELTKFVRMTGAPCTGTLMGLGAYPSSDRQFLGMLGMHGTYEANLAMQNADVVLAVGARFDDRVVSVPSKFFEKAKKVIHIDVDPSSIAKRVKVDIPIVGDVKNVLSEMIALWGKQDAPAADSLDKWWKNIEEWRSRNCLWFDNDSEIIKPQYVVQKLAEVTGNSAIITSDVGQHQMFAAQYYPFERPRQWLNSGGLGTMGVGLPYALGAKLAAPDQDVFCITGEGSIQMNIQELSTCFQYHVPINVVTLNNGYLGMVRQWQELYYGNRESETYFDSLPDFVKLAEAYGHIGIRVDKKSDVEGALLEAVKQKDRLVFIDFLTDKKQNVLPMVGNGKGLDEMVLPPHMRENPKA
- the ilvN gene encoding acetolactate synthase small subunit, encoding MRHILSVLMENESGAMSRVVGLFSARDYNIDSLAVAPTEDKTLSRMTIVTHGDEQVIEQITKQLNKLIEVVKVVDLNESRFVERELMLVKVRAVGKDRDEFLRLTEIYRGSIIDVTDRSYTIEITGSTDKLDSFLETVGRAQILETVRTGAAGIGRGERILKI
- a CDS encoding putative quinol monooxygenase — translated: MSNIKIVALVTVKPEYTETLKPLFQSLVKASRAEEGNISYDLHQEIGKPERFVFVENWKSQAAIDAHNASEHFQGFVKAIDGKTDALEIVLMEELSV
- the ilvC gene encoding ketol-acid reductoisomerase; the encoded protein is MQVYYDKDADLSLIKGKTVAIIGYGSQGHAHAANLKDSGVNVVVGLRQGGSWKKAEAAGFEVLSVADATKKADVVMILLPDENQPVVYKNEIEPNLKQGAVLAFAHGFNVHYNQIVPRADLDVIMVAPKGPGHTVRSEFLKGGGVPSLIAVYQDKSGKARDIALSYAAANGGTKGGVIETNFREETETDLFGEQAVLCGGVVELIKTGFETLTEAGYAPEMAYFECLHEMKLIVDLIYEGGIANMNYSISNNAEYGEYVTGVEVINDKSREAMRNALKRIQTGEYAKMFIQEGAVNYASMTARRRLTADHQIEKVGAQLRSMMPWIAKNKLVDLDKN
- a CDS encoding toxin-antitoxin system YwqK family antitoxin codes for the protein MKISVLKKISVALSILAALPFQAAWADSAANARADRQEQNRIAHCLQMYGNMNCVPEGSFVSPQQRQLEMQIQRGREAEERLRQRRWQNSGTADGQGGTMRRENHADGGYTVYHYTDGSQRVLETVMPYDENDKVHGVVKGYYPNGKLKYTLPHRHGVYFGEAREYDKNGRLRLIKRYDDKGERVYLREYP
- the mfd gene encoding transcription-repair coupling factor, which produces MNYPIPKPREKSRWLNLSQGSLPLALARYLPHKRLKVVLTQDAEQALRLQTAWRFFRPHDTAVFLPDWETLPYERFSPHQDLVSERLSALWQIKSGAADVLFVPVATAMQKLPPVPFLAGRTFWLKTGQTLDIGRLKTDLVDAGYNHVSHVVAAGEFAVRGGIVDLFPMGSEMPYRIDLFDDEIDSIKTFDTDTQRTISPVSEIRLLPAHEFPTDSEAQKIFRSRFREEVDGNPNDAAVYKAVSNGHFGAGVEYYLPLFFENELETLFDYIGEDALFVSLGDVHAEANRFWSDVKSRYAMAQGDETYPPLLPQHLYLSADVFAGRLKNYGQVLPDVSGKEHTLPDLAVNRQSDEPLQALKDFQTTFDGRILLCAESLGRRETMLGFLQQNGLKAKPVSDWQGFLSAHEPLMITVAPLAYGFKLGGLHSPSQQQPTPASEGEGKAVAAQGAIAVITESELYQYVARSRVHNRRKKHAAVSDGLLRDLAEINIGDPVVHEEHGIGRYMGLVTMDLGGETNEMMLLEYAGEAQLYVPVSQLHLISRYSGQAHENVALHKLGSGAWNKAKRKAAEKARDTAAELLNLYAQRAAQSGHKFEINELDYQAFADGFGYEETEDQAAAIVAVIKDLTQAKPMDRLVCGDVGFGKTEVALRAAFVAVMGGKQVAVLAPTTLLVEQHAQNFADRFADFPVKVASLSRFNNSKATKAALEGMADGTVDIVIGTHKLVQDDIKFKNLGLVIIDEEHRFGVRQKEQLKRLRANVDILTMTATPIPRTLSMALEGLRDFSLITTAPSRRLAVKTFVKPFSEGSVREAVLRELKRGGQVFFLHNEVDTIENMRERLETLLPEARIGVAHRQLRERELEQVMRDFLQQRFNVLLCSTIIETGIDIPNANTIIINRADKFGLAQLHQLRGRVGRSHHQAYAYLLTPEYITKDAEKRLDAIAAADELGAGFTLAMQDLEIRGAGEILGEGQSGEMMQVGFTLYTEMLKQAVRDLKKGRQPDLDAPLGITTEIKLHSPALLPESYCPDIHERLVLYKRLAVCETVQQINAIHEELVDRFGLPEQPVKTLIESHHLRLAAKELGIDAIDATSEAVTVTFGKHHQIDPTEIILLIQTDKKYRLAGADKLRFTAQMEDVEMRIKTVKSVLKTLKERVLKE